In Ferviditalea candida, a single genomic region encodes these proteins:
- the pduL gene encoding phosphate propanoyltransferase — protein sequence MKQVPIGVSARHIHLSAEHLEALFGSSYDLRKLKDLSQPGQFAAVETVRVEGPKGFYDHVRILGPVRSQTQLEISMSDSKALGLECPVRQSGDLEGSPGFKLIGPSGELEVKEGAIVAARHIHFNTKEAEQWGIRNQQLLRVRVNGKRPLIFEEVMAKVSDRYALDMHIDTDEANAAGIEGVCSGEILDW from the coding sequence TTGAAACAGGTTCCAATCGGAGTATCCGCGCGCCATATCCATCTGTCAGCGGAACACCTTGAAGCATTGTTCGGCTCGAGCTATGATCTGCGGAAGCTCAAGGATCTGTCCCAGCCCGGTCAGTTCGCTGCGGTTGAGACCGTACGTGTGGAAGGTCCGAAAGGATTCTATGATCATGTGCGGATTCTGGGTCCGGTCCGCAGCCAGACACAGCTGGAAATTTCGATGTCGGACAGCAAGGCGCTCGGTTTGGAATGTCCCGTCAGACAGTCCGGCGATCTTGAGGGATCTCCGGGTTTTAAGCTGATCGGTCCTTCAGGTGAATTGGAAGTGAAGGAGGGGGCGATCGTGGCGGCCCGGCACATTCATTTTAATACGAAAGAAGCGGAACAATGGGGAATCCGCAACCAGCAGTTATTGAGGGTAAGGGTTAACGGAAAGCGGCCGCTCATTTTCGAGGAGGTCATGGCCAAGGTGTCCGACCGTTATGCGTTGGACATGCATATTGATACGGACGAAGCCAACGCTGCGGGAATTGAGGGTGTCTGCTCGGGGGAGATTCTCGATTGGTAA
- a CDS encoding 2-oxoacid:acceptor oxidoreductase subunit alpha: MISQLSWKIGGQQGEGVESTDRIFSSSLSRLGYYLYGYRHFSSRIKGGHTNNKIRISTKPIRSISDDLDILVAFDQESIDFNAHELRQGGVIIADAKFDPKVPEHIDARLFPVPITAIAEELGTSLFKNMAASGASWALLGLPLEVFNKAVEEEYGRKGAAIVEKNIEAVRKGAQFILDQAGGPLEEFTLAAPDGRQKLFMIGNEALALGALAAGCRFMSAYPITPASEIMEYLIKYLPKFGGTVIQTEDEIAAVTMAIGANYGGVRSFTASAGPGLSLMMEGIGLAGMTETPIVIVDTQRGGPSTGLPTKQEQSDLNAMIYGTHGEIPKIVIAPSTIEECFYDMIEAFNLAEQFQLPVIVMTDLQLSLGKQSAEMLDYSKIKIDRGYLVKDLPQLAENKMYTRYAFTENGVSPRVFPGEKNGIHHVTGVEHDEEGRPSENAANRKKMMDKRLKKLQYVKVTNPIIADAPHEAADLLIIGMGSIGGTIDEARQRLEKDGISTNHVTVRLIHPFPTEELKPHLEKAKKIVVVENNATAQLASLIKLHLGFGEKMHHILKYDGTPFLPSEIYNECKGVN, from the coding sequence GTGATCAGTCAATTGTCTTGGAAGATCGGTGGCCAGCAGGGGGAGGGGGTAGAAAGTACTGACCGGATATTCTCCAGTTCGCTGAGCCGTTTAGGATATTATTTATACGGATATCGGCATTTTTCTTCCCGCATCAAGGGTGGACATACGAATAATAAAATCAGAATCAGCACGAAGCCCATTCGATCGATTTCCGATGACTTGGATATTCTCGTCGCATTTGACCAGGAATCGATCGATTTTAATGCGCATGAGCTTCGCCAGGGAGGCGTCATCATTGCCGATGCGAAATTTGATCCCAAGGTTCCGGAGCATATCGATGCGCGTCTTTTTCCCGTTCCGATTACGGCGATTGCAGAAGAATTGGGAACTTCCCTGTTCAAAAACATGGCTGCTTCCGGAGCATCCTGGGCGCTGCTGGGATTGCCTTTGGAGGTTTTCAACAAAGCTGTTGAAGAAGAATACGGCCGAAAAGGCGCGGCGATCGTTGAGAAAAATATCGAAGCCGTCCGCAAGGGCGCACAGTTTATTCTGGATCAGGCGGGAGGCCCGTTGGAGGAATTTACGTTGGCTGCTCCCGACGGCCGGCAGAAGCTGTTCATGATCGGCAATGAAGCATTGGCTCTTGGCGCGCTTGCAGCGGGCTGCCGTTTTATGTCCGCTTATCCGATTACCCCGGCATCTGAAATTATGGAATATTTGATTAAGTACTTGCCGAAATTCGGAGGAACCGTCATTCAAACTGAAGACGAAATCGCTGCCGTTACGATGGCAATCGGAGCTAATTACGGCGGAGTCCGTTCATTTACTGCTTCTGCGGGTCCGGGTCTTTCGCTGATGATGGAAGGTATCGGTTTGGCCGGTATGACGGAAACGCCGATTGTCATAGTCGATACCCAACGCGGCGGTCCGAGTACGGGTCTGCCGACAAAGCAAGAGCAATCCGATTTGAATGCGATGATCTACGGTACGCATGGGGAAATACCGAAGATCGTCATCGCGCCCAGCACCATCGAAGAATGTTTCTATGATATGATCGAGGCATTCAATCTGGCCGAACAATTCCAGCTTCCGGTTATCGTCATGACCGATTTGCAGCTGTCTTTAGGCAAGCAATCAGCTGAAATGCTGGACTACAGCAAAATCAAAATCGATCGGGGATATTTGGTCAAGGATTTGCCGCAACTGGCTGAAAACAAAATGTATACCCGATACGCATTCACGGAAAACGGTGTTTCCCCGCGCGTATTCCCAGGTGAAAAGAACGGAATCCATCATGTGACGGGCGTTGAGCACGATGAGGAAGGACGCCCCTCGGAGAATGCGGCAAACCGCAAAAAAATGATGGATAAACGATTGAAAAAATTGCAGTATGTGAAGGTGACCAACCCGATCATTGCGGATGCTCCGCACGAAGCTGCCGATCTGTTGATCATCGGGATGGGCTCGATCGGCGGAACAATCGACGAGGCCAGACAGAGATTGGAAAAGGACGGAATCAGCACCAACCATGTTACGGTTCGATTGATTCACCCGTTCCCGACTGAAGAGCTTAAGCCCCATTTGGAGAAGGCGAAAAAAATCGTTGTCGTTGAAAATAATGCAACAGCTCAGCTTGCATCGCTGATTAAATTGCATCTTGGCTTCGGCGAAAAGATGCACCATATCTTGAAGTATGATGGAACACCGTTTCTTCCTTCGGAAATCTATAATGAATGCAAAGGTGTGAACTAA
- a CDS encoding dipeptidase, translated as MKAVIDNHCDVLWKMHMNSKITFSDDKHLDVTLLRLIKAKMMMQNFAIFISDEIENPRFDHILEMIDLFHSKILTHQQMLFIRNRGDLVRAKKSGKIGALLSLEGAEGIMGSRTYLHTLYYLGVRVLGITWNYANWAADGVKESRLTGFSVKGRAMVKDCERLGIILDVSHLSEPGFWELVEMSSRPFIATHSNVYEVCAHPRNLKQDQIKAIIAVDGRIGITFVPYFVSSSGEASIHQLLLHIDRICSLGGVKHIGFGSDFDGITKWIAGLRHPGEFENLADVLSKYYKPEEVDGFLYGNWYRFYTENLPEE; from the coding sequence ATGAAAGCTGTCATTGACAATCACTGTGACGTTTTATGGAAAATGCATATGAACTCGAAAATTACGTTTTCAGATGATAAGCATTTGGATGTCACGCTTCTGCGTTTGATTAAAGCGAAGATGATGATGCAGAATTTTGCGATTTTTATTTCGGATGAAATTGAGAATCCACGGTTTGATCATATTCTGGAAATGATCGACTTGTTCCATTCCAAAATTTTAACGCATCAGCAAATGCTGTTTATACGAAACCGCGGCGATCTGGTACGGGCCAAAAAATCGGGCAAAATCGGCGCGCTGTTAAGTCTGGAGGGTGCCGAAGGCATTATGGGCAGCAGGACCTATTTGCATACTTTGTATTATTTGGGTGTAAGAGTGCTGGGAATTACTTGGAATTATGCCAATTGGGCTGCAGATGGAGTGAAGGAATCGAGACTGACCGGCTTTTCGGTCAAGGGTCGGGCCATGGTCAAGGACTGTGAGCGGTTGGGCATCATTTTGGATGTCTCTCATTTGTCGGAGCCGGGATTCTGGGAATTGGTGGAAATGAGTAGCAGGCCGTTTATCGCTACGCATTCGAACGTTTATGAGGTTTGCGCGCATCCCCGAAATTTGAAGCAGGATCAGATTAAGGCGATTATCGCCGTCGACGGACGAATCGGAATCACTTTCGTCCCTTATTTCGTATCTTCCTCGGGAGAAGCCTCAATCCATCAGCTGCTGCTGCATATTGACAGAATTTGTTCCCTCGGCGGGGTTAAGCATATCGGGTTTGGCTCGGATTTTGACGGAATCACGAAGTGGATCGCCGGTTTGCGCCATCCGGGAGAATTCGAAAATCTTGCGGATGTGCTGAGCAAATATTACAAACCTGAGGAAGTCGACGGGTTTTTATATGGGAACTGGTATCGGTTTTACACTGAAAATTTACCTGAAGAATAA
- the miaB gene encoding tRNA (N6-isopentenyl adenosine(37)-C2)-methylthiotransferase MiaB, whose translation MNKEGPNSTDIKSVKGERDYSNYFDFSSAKVVKEQSGATTYRIGGRDITINSAPSYQDEKRRGKEGVQVHYDFNIPEEMHQFGRGKHYMIRTYGCQMNEHDTETMKGMLEQMGYTATEDKNEADIILLNTCAIRENAEDKVFGELGHLKPLKTLKPSLLLGVCGCMPQEETVVNKILQKYPYVDLIFGTHNIHRLPKLIKEAYLSKEMVVEVWSKEGDIVENLPKKREGLKAWVNIMYGCDKFCTYCIVPYTRGKERSRRPEDVLTEVRELARQGFKEVTLLGQNVNAYGKDFEELNYTLGDLLDDIRKIDIPRVRFTTSHPRDFDDRLIEVLAKRGNLVEHIHLPVQSGNNEILKRMSRKYTRESYLELVSKIKKAIPEVVLTTDIIVGFPGETEEQFQDTLSLVREVGFESAFTFIYSPRAGTPAASMEDNVPEETKKMRLIQLNETVNEFSRRSNEALKGSVVEVLVEGQSKTNPEFLSGRTRTNKLVHFAGPAHLTGSFVHVRITEPQTWALKGEIVRMDETVVV comes from the coding sequence ATGAACAAGGAGGGACCAAATTCAACGGACATAAAATCCGTCAAGGGTGAAAGGGACTACTCCAATTACTTCGATTTCTCCAGCGCGAAAGTCGTGAAAGAGCAAAGCGGCGCAACGACCTACCGGATCGGCGGACGGGATATTACGATAAATTCAGCACCGAGTTATCAGGATGAAAAACGCAGGGGCAAGGAAGGCGTACAGGTTCATTACGATTTTAACATTCCCGAAGAAATGCATCAATTTGGGCGCGGCAAGCATTACATGATTCGAACCTACGGCTGCCAGATGAACGAGCACGACACGGAAACGATGAAAGGCATGCTCGAACAAATGGGCTATACGGCAACCGAGGACAAAAACGAAGCGGACATCATTCTGCTGAATACCTGCGCCATCCGCGAGAACGCGGAAGACAAAGTATTCGGGGAACTGGGTCATTTAAAGCCGTTGAAAACCTTGAAGCCGTCGCTGCTGCTTGGCGTTTGCGGGTGCATGCCGCAGGAAGAAACGGTTGTGAACAAGATTTTGCAGAAGTATCCGTATGTCGATCTGATTTTCGGCACGCACAACATTCACAGATTGCCGAAATTGATCAAGGAAGCATATCTCAGCAAGGAAATGGTCGTTGAGGTTTGGTCCAAGGAAGGGGATATCGTCGAGAATCTCCCGAAAAAGCGTGAGGGCTTGAAGGCTTGGGTAAACATCATGTACGGCTGCGATAAGTTTTGCACGTACTGCATCGTTCCTTATACCCGCGGCAAAGAACGCAGCCGCAGGCCCGAGGACGTTCTGACGGAGGTTCGCGAGCTCGCGCGTCAGGGCTTTAAAGAAGTCACGCTCCTGGGACAGAATGTCAATGCCTACGGCAAAGATTTTGAGGAACTGAATTATACGCTTGGCGATCTGTTGGATGATATTCGCAAAATCGATATCCCGAGAGTGCGCTTTACCACTTCGCATCCGCGCGATTTTGACGACCGGTTGATCGAGGTGCTGGCGAAACGCGGAAACCTGGTCGAGCACATTCATCTTCCGGTGCAGTCCGGAAACAATGAAATCTTGAAAAGAATGAGCAGGAAATATACAAGGGAGTCCTATTTGGAGCTTGTGTCCAAAATCAAAAAAGCGATTCCCGAAGTCGTGCTGACAACCGATATTATTGTCGGCTTTCCCGGAGAAACTGAGGAGCAATTCCAGGACACGCTGTCTCTGGTGCGCGAGGTCGGGTTCGAATCGGCCTTTACCTTCATTTATTCACCGCGGGCGGGTACGCCTGCCGCGTCGATGGAGGACAATGTACCTGAGGAAACCAAGAAAATGCGGTTGATCCAATTGAATGAAACGGTGAACGAATTCAGCCGCCGGAGTAATGAAGCTCTGAAAGGCTCTGTCGTTGAGGTGCTGGTGGAAGGCCAGAGCAAGACGAATCCCGAATTTTTGTCCGGGCGGACGCGCACGAACAAACTCGTGCATTTTGCGGGTCCTGCTCATTTGACCGGTTCTTTCGTCCATGTACGGATCACCGAGCCGCAAACATGGGCGTTGAAGGGTGAAATCGTGAGGATGGATGAAACAGTTGTGGTTTAA
- a CDS encoding ABC transporter permease, whose translation MKLLAIAEREIKLGFRNPWSYSFLGLFTLFSTALLLIQSQGEIGGYTHTTGTMLNLILYLLPLMALLLGSFSVTAEKEEGGWHLLATYPLSSPTLLWGKYLGLTVVLFTIISFGYGFSGLLGFLTGKSFTPRDLMLYFIFSMLIVVIFLGIAILLGALSLNRWQALTIGVGLWFLLILGWPTLLVSVLGFLPYPWIKPVLEGVSLLNPAEFIRIFVVMKLGGGSVFGPEYYQWIRWIDSSSTANFAFVLICLLWIGLTVSLAVWIWERGRNHG comes from the coding sequence ATGAAACTGCTGGCCATTGCAGAGCGGGAAATCAAGTTGGGGTTCCGGAACCCGTGGTCCTATTCGTTTCTTGGCCTTTTCACATTATTCAGCACCGCTTTGCTGTTGATCCAGTCTCAAGGGGAAATCGGCGGTTATACGCACACAACCGGAACGATGCTGAATCTCATCTTATATTTGCTGCCGCTGATGGCTTTGCTGCTGGGTTCATTTTCAGTGACAGCAGAAAAAGAGGAAGGCGGGTGGCATTTGCTTGCCACCTATCCTCTTTCCAGTCCCACGCTTCTATGGGGCAAATATCTGGGATTGACGGTCGTGCTTTTTACGATCATCAGCTTTGGATACGGCTTCTCCGGGCTGCTCGGTTTTTTGACCGGCAAAAGCTTCACACCCCGAGATCTGATGCTGTATTTTATTTTCTCCATGCTGATCGTTGTGATATTTCTCGGCATCGCGATATTGCTCGGCGCTCTATCATTAAACCGCTGGCAGGCACTTACAATCGGTGTCGGACTGTGGTTTTTGTTGATTCTGGGCTGGCCGACGCTGCTCGTTTCGGTATTGGGCTTTCTCCCCTATCCGTGGATCAAGCCGGTTCTGGAGGGTGTGAGCTTGCTGAATCCGGCTGAGTTTATCCGCATCTTCGTGGTCATGAAGCTCGGCGGGGGTTCGGTTTTCGGGCCTGAATATTATCAGTGGATCCGTTGGATTGACAGCAGCTCCACGGCTAACTTCGCATTTGTCCTGATTTGCTTATTGTGGATCGGTCTGACCGTGAGTTTGGCGGTATGGATTTGGGAAAGGGGCAGAAACCATGGCTGA
- a CDS encoding stage V sporulation protein S: MEVLKVSAKSNPNSVAGALAGVLRERGAAELQAIGAGALNQAIKAVAIARGFVAPSGVDLICIPAFTDIKIDGEDRTAIKLIVEPR, encoded by the coding sequence ATGGAAGTATTAAAAGTTTCAGCAAAATCCAATCCAAACTCTGTAGCAGGCGCACTTGCCGGTGTACTTCGCGAACGCGGCGCCGCTGAACTTCAGGCGATCGGTGCGGGTGCACTTAATCAAGCAATTAAAGCCGTTGCGATTGCAAGAGGATTTGTTGCACCTAGTGGAGTTGACCTGATTTGTATTCCAGCTTTTACAGATATTAAAATCGACGGGGAAGATCGGACTGCGATTAAACTGATTGTCGAACCGCGTTAA
- a CDS encoding ABC transporter ATP-binding protein, translating into MAENKLILDIRDISKTVKNQTIVHPLQLKLYKGQVMALCGGNGAGKSTILRMIVGILRPDGGTIRVSGLEVSMNRQAYVNNIGYMPDDFDFGSKLSAQETLYFYAGLKKVSKARADELLELVGLFEVRSKKVSSFSKGMKQRLLFAQAQLAAPPLLVLDEPTNGLDPYWMQKFVELIGTLKQSGQTIIFSTHHLQIAEETADHALFLNAGQVLSKGTVLQYKQTYGSSGLNGAYNDIMKKHLMSLSS; encoded by the coding sequence ATGGCTGAGAACAAACTGATCCTGGATATTCGCGATATCAGCAAAACCGTCAAAAACCAGACCATTGTCCATCCTCTGCAGCTGAAGCTGTATAAAGGACAGGTAATGGCTTTATGCGGAGGCAACGGCGCCGGAAAAAGCACCATTCTGCGAATGATTGTCGGCATCCTCCGTCCCGATGGCGGTACGATCAGGGTCAGCGGCTTGGAGGTGAGCATGAACCGTCAGGCGTACGTGAATAATATCGGCTACATGCCGGATGATTTCGATTTCGGTTCAAAGCTGTCGGCTCAAGAAACGCTGTATTTTTACGCCGGGCTCAAAAAAGTGTCCAAGGCGCGTGCGGATGAACTTCTCGAGCTTGTAGGCCTATTCGAAGTCAGAAGCAAAAAAGTATCATCCTTCTCCAAGGGGATGAAGCAGAGACTGCTGTTTGCCCAAGCCCAGTTAGCCGCTCCACCGCTGCTGGTGCTGGATGAGCCGACCAACGGCCTGGACCCGTACTGGATGCAGAAATTTGTGGAGCTGATCGGCACGCTCAAGCAGTCCGGGCAAACCATCATTTTCTCCACACACCATTTGCAAATTGCTGAGGAAACTGCCGACCACGCCTTATTTTTGAATGCGGGACAAGTGCTGAGCAAAGGCACTGTGCTGCAATACAAGCAAACCTACGGCTCATCCGGATTGAACGGCGCATATAACGATATCATGAAAAAACACCTTATGTCCTTGTCCTCATGA
- a CDS encoding nitrous oxide reductase accessory protein NosL, protein MKKWNLLGLLLLVLIAAGCGKQTVQPVDITEGVDRCVVCNMLIEDGPHATELFLKDGKVLKFDDLGDMYKWTKQNGTDQVEQRFVRDFNTKEWVRIEDAGFVYDKNYRTPMAFGVYSFKSAQDAQAYIDRQKTGKLLTLADLDTHSWERNMDMMKEMKQKHGMGSNNMNSNNMNNMNSDSMKSDNQDSNNQNHSMNMQNSH, encoded by the coding sequence ATGAAAAAATGGAATTTGCTTGGATTGCTGTTGCTGGTATTGATCGCTGCCGGATGCGGCAAACAAACGGTACAACCTGTCGACATTACGGAGGGCGTGGATCGCTGCGTCGTATGCAATATGCTGATTGAAGACGGACCGCATGCCACCGAACTATTCTTGAAGGATGGAAAAGTGCTGAAGTTCGACGATCTTGGCGACATGTACAAATGGACGAAACAGAATGGAACCGATCAAGTGGAGCAGCGTTTTGTCCGCGACTTTAATACCAAAGAATGGGTTCGTATTGAGGACGCCGGCTTTGTCTACGACAAAAACTATCGTACGCCGATGGCCTTTGGAGTATATTCGTTTAAAAGCGCACAGGATGCGCAAGCCTATATCGATCGGCAAAAAACAGGAAAGCTGTTGACGCTGGCCGATCTGGACACCCATTCTTGGGAACGCAACATGGACATGATGAAAGAAATGAAACAAAAGCATGGCATGGGTTCGAACAACATGAACTCAAACAACATGAACAATATGAATTCCGACAGCATGAAATCGGACAATCAGGACTCGAACAATCAAAATCATTCCATGAATATGCAAAACAGTCATTAA
- a CDS encoding 2-oxoacid:ferredoxin oxidoreductase subunit beta, whose amino-acid sequence MATFKDFRNNIKPNWCPGCGDFSVQASIQRAAANVGLEPEQLAVVSGIGCSGRISGYINAYGLHGIHGRSLPIAQGLKMANRDLTVIAAGGDGDGFAIGMGHTVHAIRRNINLTYIVMDNQIYGLTKGQTSPRSAEGFKTKSTPEGSVETALSPLEMALAAGATFVAQSFSSNLKQLTDLIEQAIHHEGFSFINVFSPCVTFNKINTYDWFKENIVDLAEIPDYDSSNRIMAMMKIMETKGMLTGLIYQNKEKKSYQNMIPGFAKEALSKQDLMLTEEQFNNLVKEFI is encoded by the coding sequence ATGGCTACATTCAAGGATTTTCGCAATAATATCAAACCGAACTGGTGTCCAGGCTGCGGAGACTTTTCCGTACAGGCCAGCATTCAACGGGCAGCAGCCAATGTAGGCTTGGAGCCGGAGCAGTTAGCCGTTGTTTCCGGTATCGGCTGCTCGGGAAGAATCTCCGGTTATATTAACGCATACGGACTTCATGGGATTCACGGCCGTTCTCTTCCCATCGCCCAAGGGCTGAAAATGGCCAACAGGGATTTGACGGTCATTGCAGCAGGCGGTGACGGCGACGGATTTGCCATCGGTATGGGCCATACAGTTCATGCGATTCGCCGGAATATCAATTTGACCTACATTGTCATGGACAATCAAATTTACGGTTTGACCAAGGGGCAGACATCTCCCCGCAGCGCCGAAGGCTTCAAGACCAAGAGCACGCCGGAAGGCTCGGTGGAAACAGCCTTATCGCCTTTGGAAATGGCTCTCGCAGCCGGCGCAACGTTCGTAGCGCAATCTTTTTCCAGCAACTTGAAGCAGTTGACCGATTTGATCGAACAAGCGATTCATCATGAAGGCTTTTCATTCATCAATGTGTTCAGCCCTTGTGTGACGTTTAACAAAATCAATACCTATGATTGGTTTAAAGAAAACATCGTCGATCTTGCCGAAATTCCGGATTACGATTCATCCAACCGGATTATGGCCATGATGAAGATTATGGAGACCAAAGGCATGCTGACAGGCTTGATTTATCAAAACAAAGAAAAGAAAAGCTATCAGAACATGATTCCGGGATTTGCGAAAGAAGCACTTTCCAAACAGGACCTGATGCTGACGGAAGAGCAATTCAACAATCTGGTCAAAGAATTTATTTGA
- a CDS encoding RicAFT regulatory complex protein RicA family protein, producing MTEEARRIMSHPLEEFSVRDLIVRDDILAKTKELADLLSTSDEVETYRKAEKLIQQNGQVQGLISSIKKKQKELVAFETTFKNAQMVEKIENEIKELEEELDRIPIVNQFRQTQDDINYLLQMVVSVIRDTLSEKIAVQAGTEAPPTSCSD from the coding sequence TTGACGGAAGAGGCTCGCCGCATCATGTCCCATCCGCTGGAAGAGTTTTCGGTCAGAGATTTAATCGTACGGGATGATATCCTTGCCAAAACCAAAGAGCTTGCAGATTTGCTTTCCACATCGGACGAGGTGGAGACCTATCGCAAGGCGGAAAAATTGATTCAGCAAAATGGTCAGGTGCAAGGATTGATTAGTTCCATCAAAAAGAAACAAAAAGAACTTGTGGCATTTGAAACGACGTTCAAGAATGCGCAAATGGTTGAAAAAATCGAGAATGAAATCAAGGAGCTGGAGGAAGAACTGGACCGGATCCCGATCGTCAATCAGTTCCGGCAAACCCAGGACGATATCAATTATTTGTTGCAAATGGTCGTATCCGTGATTCGTGATACGCTTTCGGAAAAAATCGCAGTGCAAGCCGGTACGGAAGCGCCGCCGACTTCATGCAGCGACTAA
- a CDS encoding right-handed parallel beta-helix repeat-containing protein: protein MIKRLFPAMLMLFGWLLSSFTLSAEQAEALETNARNSLQSLIDRTTAGGELTIPPGQYEGPIIINKPIALQGNGNVTITGQGGQPVITVNADRVTMTGIHVVDELNPPDIPAIVLQGSGHVLEQLQIQTSGSGIQLRKAHKSLLRELRISGLGNQSGSGKQLFRRGNGIDLWGSHDNRIVSCTISGMQDGIYLESSEANRILDNTVSDSRYATHLMFTKDTIVKGNVGIRNVTGLMVMGTNRTQIEQNRYYKQSQNVNSQGLLLYDVKNAVVRDNHMEGNRVGIYMELSSSNIITDNTVAFNFIGLQAIESSRNKLVRNSFISNVIQAQAKQSGGNELDGNYWDDTQNIDLQGDGQSDLPYRISPFFLTLTNAAPSFQLFFGSPGIVFLESLFHAGTDQWLTDAAPLIRPAADPFESVSTHHRSVGFIFSFLLFLISILIITYWGVLRK, encoded by the coding sequence TTGATCAAACGTCTATTCCCGGCAATGCTCATGTTATTCGGCTGGCTGTTGAGCAGCTTCACGCTGTCCGCCGAACAAGCTGAAGCTTTGGAAACCAATGCTCGGAATTCCCTCCAGTCCCTCATTGACCGCACAACTGCGGGCGGAGAACTGACGATTCCGCCCGGTCAGTACGAGGGGCCGATCATCATCAATAAACCGATCGCGCTTCAGGGAAACGGCAATGTGACGATAACCGGCCAGGGCGGTCAGCCCGTCATCACCGTGAATGCCGACCGGGTAACCATGACGGGGATTCATGTGGTGGACGAGCTCAATCCTCCAGACATTCCGGCAATCGTTCTGCAAGGCAGCGGACATGTTCTGGAACAGCTTCAGATCCAAACCTCGGGAAGCGGAATCCAATTAAGGAAAGCGCATAAGAGCCTGCTGCGGGAATTGCGGATCTCCGGCTTGGGAAACCAATCCGGGAGCGGAAAACAGCTGTTTCGACGGGGAAACGGGATCGACTTATGGGGTTCCCATGATAACCGGATCGTTTCCTGCACCATTTCCGGCATGCAGGATGGGATCTATCTGGAAAGCAGCGAGGCGAACCGGATACTGGACAATACCGTTTCGGATTCGCGCTACGCAACGCATTTGATGTTCACCAAAGACACGATCGTGAAAGGAAATGTCGGAATCCGCAATGTGACAGGCCTGATGGTGATGGGAACAAACCGGACGCAAATCGAGCAAAATCGGTATTACAAGCAAAGCCAAAACGTCAATTCGCAAGGCTTGCTGCTCTATGACGTAAAGAACGCGGTCGTCAGGGATAACCATATGGAGGGCAACCGGGTCGGCATTTATATGGAGTTGTCTTCTTCCAATATCATCACGGATAACACGGTCGCTTTCAACTTTATCGGTCTGCAGGCGATTGAGTCCAGCCGCAACAAGCTTGTTCGCAATTCGTTCATTTCCAATGTGATTCAAGCTCAAGCCAAACAAAGCGGCGGCAACGAATTGGACGGAAACTATTGGGACGATACCCAAAATATCGATCTGCAAGGCGACGGTCAAAGCGATCTGCCTTACCGGATCAGCCCGTTTTTCCTGACGTTGACGAATGCGGCTCCTTCCTTTCAATTGTTTTTCGGCTCGCCGGGCATCGTTTTCCTGGAAAGCTTATTTCACGCCGGCACCGATCAGTGGTTGACCGACGCCGCGCCGTTGATCCGACCGGCGGCCGATCCGTTCGAATCCGTTAGCACGCACCATCGTTCTGTTGGTTTTATCTTCAGTTTTCTGCTGTTTTTGATCAGTATTTTGATTATCACTTATTGGGGGGTTCTACGAAAATGA